The Anolis carolinensis isolate JA03-04 chromosome 2, rAnoCar3.1.pri, whole genome shotgun sequence genome contains the following window.
aaacatgaccaaattccaatgcacactgcacatatcttatttgtagtgcaaaaaaataataatgaaagaacatgATGCATCAGAAGGCAGAGGGAGGGAGGTAGGAGGGGTGTGAAAGCAGTTGAGACCTAAGAGAACAAAGTAAAGACTATGTGATGCAAGCAGAAAATAGATGTGAATGAACATACAAACAATAAATTACCATGACAATGATGTACCTAAACTCCTAGCGGGTGGCACTAATTGCCATTTAGTATAGGCACACAAAGGTTGCCAACCCCAACATCTTCTTGGAAAAATGCCATACATATCCATTGtatgatataaataataaatgatggtggtagcagcaggttaaaccccctcagtggaaaggggaaaaaatcctgtAAAATTTCAGCCAAGGTCAACTCCCAGCTCAACACACTGGTTGGTACTAGATCAATTACTGTATTTTTCAGACTAACCTATATCAAGAGGCCATTGAGAGGTTATATCAGAAGGATGAACTATGTATGTTATTGCTCTGTGTTGTTTGGGGAAAGGACTGGATAAAAATGTTCAGACCTAAAATAAAGTTGCAACTTTTATAAGCCCTCTTCTCAAATCCAGAACTCATAAATTTTGGCTTTGTGTCTCTCAATTCCACTTGTAATTAGTTAAATCTACCAAAGCCTAgcacttgaaaaagttacttttttggctgACAAAACCATGGGCTATTTTGGTTGGGGAATTCAGGGACTTGTAAACTAAAAAAGTTAAAGTTTCTAATGTTTGCTCTTATCCATCCGGAAAGGAAACAGAAGAGTTCTCCCTAacaaccttatcacatgagccagGCAATGTGTCCCGCTTTGCCGAGAAAACAGAGGGCAGTGGGGTGAATTGGTCACCCCACGCGCCACTCCCTTGCagcgatgcttccccatcacacgtgggaAACGTTGCTTGAGCCGCAAGGATCTCTGCCGGCTCCCTTGGGAGGGAAGCATCGTACAACACTTCCAATCCAATTGTGGGtggggcctccaccagaagtccAACAACATCATGATATGGGCAGCATCCTAGTATGTTTccaagccccatctgatgagagcCTAACACAGAGTTTACAGACTCTTTGTATTGTCCAGCTTTCTATAACATatgcttcaacatttcacagatgaaaactgggacacgtgTAACTAACCAATATCATATCATGGACAAGGTAGCAAAGTTATgaaaaagaacacacaagctTGTTTTTGTCTGAGTCTCCAAGGAAAGACAAGATTCCCCCCACCTAGCCTCTCTCCTGATTCAGTGCAAACTATTTTTCCACttggaactcagtttgcagcaattgaaggacGTTGAAGACAAAGGAGAAAATGGGATACTGGGACATTAtaaaagcatttgaaaaataGCAAATTGAGGTACCTGGAAAGTTTGCTgttcatacaaataataataaattgagcaGTATGATAATGCCATGTACCTTGTAAGCCATCCGCTGCCTCTCGCTCTGGAAAGActgcacaaaaacaaaaactttctccCAATCTTTGAAGGTACCACCACTGAAACCCAGCATCTTCCAGGCATGATAAGGTAGGAGAAGAACAGACTCCAGGATGCCTGTCAGCGATGGAAATGCACTGAGCCAATCCAGCACAGTTCCAATACTGCTGGCTACATAGGTGGCAGTAGCAGCCGTGTTGTAGAAGGCACTGTAGGCTAATGGTGTTGTAAAAGCCAAATAGGCCAGGCCCAACCTATACAGTCGGGCACTAAGCTTCTCACGGGTAGCTCTGGTAGCTCTGTATTGCCGGTGCCGCTGGGCTGTCACACTCGTGGTGAGActgatgggcaaaatggccacaGCACGACCATAAAAGATGGGTGCAGTTACGAAAGCAGCCATCAGTGTAGCCTGAAGATCAGAAGTTTGGTTGCCAACTGCAGATACCAGGTGAACTCCAAGGCCCACAGCCAGAGGAAGAGCCAGAATGTAAAAGCCAGGTAGAGTTGAGAGACCAACAAGGGCCACTAACCCAAAGTAGATGCCAACCAAGGCTTGGCCAAGGAAGCGCACAGGGTTGAAACTTGGAGGATCATTATAGCATTTCTCCAGAGGATGGTTGGCCTGTGCCACCCAACCAGGCAGCATCCACAATTCCCACAGCCACCCAAAACCAAAGCCCCCCAAGGTCAGCATCCACAAAAGCGCATGGTTATCCCGGCCCAGGTAAAGATGATGGAGTCCAACAGGGCCTCCCAGAGCCCAGAAGGCAACAGCCACTAGAAGTCGCTTGGCCATCACTGTGAAAGGCGGCACATCTTGCTGACTGGCAGAAGTCCTGAGAAGGAAGGAATAGTAAAAGGTAGCATCCCACATCCTTTCTTCTGAACATGCAAGGAGATGGGTGACGAGACCATCTTAACTAAATGTTTCTTATAGGAACAATATCTGGAGGTAGAGATATACAAATAGGATGCTATGGCTAATTAAGGAGAGGATGAAAAAGACATGAAGTCACCCTGAGAATATTAATCGAGGCAAAAAAAGAGGTAGATTAGACAAGAGAAGAATGCATAACCCTAGTTCTCTGTGTCTACTACTTCTACCCTCTATaagtgtgtcttcaaatcacttCCATGTCTGTCCTGGCTTTCAAATGCTTGTCA
Protein-coding sequences here:
- the dnajc22 gene encoding dnaJ homolog subfamily C member 22; protein product: MAKRLLVAVAFWALGGPVGLHHLYLGRDNHALLWMLTLGGFGFGWLWELWMLPGWVAQANHPLEKCYNDPPSFNPVRFLGQALVGIYFGLVALVGLSTLPGFYILALPLAVGLGVHLVSAVGNQTSDLQATLMAAFVTAPIFYGRAVAILPISLTTSVTAQRHRQYRATRATREKLSARLYRLGLAYLAFTTPLAYSAFYNTAATATYVASSIGTVLDWLSAFPSLTGILESVLLLPYHAWKMLGFSGGTFKDWEKVFVFVQSFQSERQRMAYKVLGIHDDATLEEINKSYRELVKLWHPDHNRHQMEEAEKRFIEVQAAYELLMEMRKHKAV